The following coding sequences lie in one Phaenicophaeus curvirostris isolate KB17595 chromosome 5, BPBGC_Pcur_1.0, whole genome shotgun sequence genomic window:
- the GREM1 gene encoding gremlin-1: MVRTLYTIGAVFLLMGFLLPAAEGRKRNRGSQGAIPPPDKDQPNDSEQVQTQQQSGSRHRERGKGTSMPAEEVLESSQEALHITERKYLKRDWCKTQPLKQTIHEEGCNSRTIINRFCYGQCNSFYIPRHVRKEEGSFQSCSFCKPKKFTTMTVTLNCPELQPPRKKKRITRVKECRCISIDLD; the protein is encoded by the coding sequence ATGGTCCGCACACTGTATACCATTGGTGCTGTGTTTCTTCTTATGGGATTTCTGCtaccagcagcagaaggaagaaagaggaatcGGGGATCTCAAGGAGCTATCCCTCCTCCAGACAAAGATCAGCCCAATGATTCAGAGCAAGTGCAGACACAGCAGCAGTCAGGCTCTAGGCATCGAGAACGAGGAAAAGGCACCTCGATGCCTGCTGAAGAGGTGCTGGAGTCTAGTCAGGAAGCATTGCACATCACTGAGCGCAAGTACCTAAAGCGGGATTGGTGTAAAACTCAACCCCTCAAACAAACTATCCACGAAGAAGGCTGCAACAGTCGTACCATTATCAACAGGTTCTGCTATGGCCAGTGCAATTCATTCTACATCCCCAGGCATGTCCGTAAAGAGGAAGGCTCCTTCCAATCTTGTTCCTTCTGCAAGCCCAAGAAATTCACCACCATGACTGTTACACTCAATTGCCCTGAGCTTCAACCcccaagaaagaagaagagaatcACCCGAGTTAAGGAATGCCGGTGTATATCTATTGACTTGGACTGA